GCGGCTGTATTCCTCACGAGACAAACGTCGTATAATGCCCGGACCGGCATCCTTGGGGATTTCAAGTATGCCGTCCTCAGAGGCAAATTCGAGCCATTCGATCACGTTATCATACTCGTCTGGTGAAAGTTGAGGCTTATCGACTGGAGGCATGTCTTCCAGATCAATAACATCATAAACCCGTCTCAGAAGACTGAGGTCTTTCATCATGCCCACTGCGTCATGGATCGAAATTAAATCGACCGCGCCCTGATCATTGTCAGCACTGTGGCACTCAACACAGTATTGATTGAATACAGGCGCCACTTTCTCATCGAAATCAGAAAGAGCCACCTTTCCATGCGCATAGAACGCGGTCGAAAGACCGAATGTGATATGAAGAATTGAGGTCCGTGGGGGTCTCCTCAAAAAAACTAATGGGGTAAGGAGGGGTATAAGCACGATTTATCGCTTGATAAAGTCACTTCTATGAACGCCGACAGTCTGGGAAAGTCGCAGAGATAAAAAGTTTTTTCGCTTGGCCATCTCACTCAATAAAGTCGCGATACGAGCTCTCTTCTTAAGGCCTGCGTGGTCCCGCCCAGCTCGATTATGAAATCGAAGGCGGACTTAGGGTACCAACTTTCGACTGCTCATGATTGCCGGAGGAGCCACTCTTCTTTTACTGCGAACTTTTATTTCTAGGAAGTCGTAGTGAAATCAGCCGACACAGTCTCGCATCATTCTTTAGGCACACCCGTTAACGACGCATCCCCACAGGCCATCCGGCTGCGTGGCGTCCACCAAAACAATCTCAAGGGCTTCGACATAGATATCCCCATTGGCCGACTGACTGTCGTTACCGGCCTGAGTGGATCAGGGAAATCCTCCCTAGTATTCGATACGCTTCATGCTGAGGGACAGCGACGTTACGTGGAGACCTTCAGCCCCTACACGAGGCAGTTTATGGACCTGCTCGACCGGCCGCAGGTCGACAGTATTGAAAACATCCGACCTTCCATAGCTATCGAGCAAAGAAACTCGGTGAAAACCTCGCGCTCAACCGTCGGCACGATGACTGAGCTTACGGATTATTTCAAAGTATGGTTTGCGCAGGTCGCTCAACTGAGGGATCCGATCACAGATGAGGTGATCATCGCAGACACACCGCTGAGTGTGTGGGAGACAGTGAGTGCTGATTCTGAGTCTAAGACTGTCGTCATCGCCTTCCGCGTCGATCGTCCCGAAAAGCTCGCTTGGTCCGAAATTCTTAACGCTCTGAAGGGCCAAGGTTTTTCGCGTATCGCTCTCGCTGAAGACTCCAGAGGATTCCTCCGCATTGAGGATGGTCTTGCAGAAAAGTTGAAAGGCGTCCCTGCGATTCATGTCGTCCAAGATCGCATTAAAATCGATCAATCCGACGCCAGCCGTAGCCGGTTCATCGATTCAGCCACCACCGCATTTCATTTTGGGCATGGTGCGCTTGTTCTTCTCGAGTCAGATGGAGCCTACGCAAAGACTTTTAACGAGAAGCTTGTCGCGACGGACGGCACAGTCTTCACACCGCCGACGCCCAATCATTTCTCTTTCAACTCACCGCTTGGCGCGTGCGAACGTTGCCGGGGCTTCGGGCGCATCATAGAAATCGACGATGCACTCATCATCCCCGACACGACGCTGAGCATTGCAGAGGGAGCCATCCGCCCCTTTCAGGGTGATGTCTACTCTCAGAGTCTAAATGATTTGTTGCGGGTAGCTAAGCGACGGGGCGACAAACTGCGCGCAGATGTGCCGTGGTCTGAATTGACACAAGACGAGAGAGATTGGGTGTTTGACGGTGACGCAGATTACCCCTCCGGTGGCGATGGTGTGCGGCAGGGCTACTGGTATGGCATCCGCCGTTTTTTTCGTTGGCTCGAAGGAAACACCTACAAGATGCACGTGCGCGTCTTTCTTTCCAAATTTCGCGCTTACACAACATGCCCCGACTGCAATGGAGATCGCCTCAAATCATCGCATCGCAACTGGCGCTGGATGGATCACACCCTGCCCGATCTCTATCGGATGCCTATCGATGAGTTACTTGATCTCATGCGTAAGTATCGCCAGTCGACCCATGCTTCAAGCGAAGCAAGTCAGGCCCTCGATGCAATACTCTCACGGCTTAACTACCTGAGCCAAGTCGGGCTAGGATACTTAAATCTCGATCGTTCATCACGCACCCTTTCCGGCGGTGAAACTCAACGAGTGAACCTAACAGCCTGTCTCGGCACGGCGCTTGTAGACACGCTGTTTGTATTGGATGAACCTTCGATCGGATTACACGCCCGCGATATCGACCGGCTCATCAGCATTCTGCATCAACTCTCAAAGTTGGGAAATACCGTCGTCGTCGTCGAACATGATGAGGCAGTCATGCGCGCCGCAGATCATCTTATAGAACTGGGGCCGGTTCCTGGTTTGCGCGGTGGACATGTCGTTTATGAAGGCAACTACGCCAATTTCCTAAATCAGGACACGCATACCGGACGGATGCTATCAGGAGAAGATACGATTAAACCGCCGGCACAACGACGCGCCATAGACCATGCAACTCCCAAATTACAATTCCATGGCGTCCGATATAACAATCTATTGGATATCGATTTTGAACTCCCACTCGGACGCCTTGTCGCTCTAAGCGGCGTGTCTGGATCGGGCAAGTCTACCCTGCTCCACTCAGCCATCCACGGAGGCTTAAAACAGGCTGAAGGTAAAATGTTCGAGCACGCGGCACATGTGAGAGAAATCACCGGAGAGCGTGCTTTTTCAAGCATCGTCAGCTTGGATCAATCACCCTTGAGTCGGACGCCACGCTCAAACACAGCCCTTTACATCGATATTTGGGATCCGATTCGCGAACTGTTCGCAAGGCTTCCTGAGTCAAAGCAAGCGGGCTACACCGCCTCCACATTTTCCTTTAATTCTGGAAACGGACGCTGCGACCACTGCTCAGGGTTGGGTTACGAGAAGATCGAAATGCAATTTCTTTCCGATGTGTATGTCACCTGCCCCGCCTGCCAAGGCAAACGTTTCAAACCGGATGTTCTCGAGGTAAAATGGGAAGGCTACTCCGTCGCAGATGTCCTGGATTTGGAAGTCGCACAAGCCGTCGATGTATTTGATCAATTCCCAAAAATCCGCTTCGGCCTGCAAACACTGCTCGAAGCAGGCTTGGGCTATCTCAAACTCGGGCAACCGCTCAACACCCTCTCAGGCGGTGAGGCTCAACGGGTAAAACTGATCAAATACTTATCTGGTTTCCAATCGGGATCGCAGCCGGCACTCATTCTTTTGGATGAGCCTACGACCGGCCTCCATCGAACGGACATCCAAAAGCTCATCGGCATTCTCCAGCGTCTCGTCGATGCCGGTCACAGTTTGTGCGTGATTGAACACCAAATGGACGTTCTAGCTGCAGCGGACTGGATAATCGAGCTCGGCCCTGGAGCGGGTTCAGCAGGGGGCCAGATCGTAGTCGCGGCGACACCCGAAATCGTCGCCGACGCTGCGACGGAGACAGGAAAATTCCTACGCGAGCATTTAGACAATATCGGGGTCGGCATTCAAGAGTCTCAAGCAGCAGAACCTCGGGGACAGTATTTGGCTTCTCAGGTGACTACCCTCTCCCTTCGCGGCGCACGCGAACACAACCTAAAGAATGTGGATTTAGAAATCCCGCACGGTCAGATGAACGTCATCACCGGTGTTTCTGGTTCTGGGAAATCTACGTTAGCCTTCGACATTGTCTTTGCCGAGGGACAGCGGCGCTTCATGGAGTCGATGAACAGCTACACGCGGCAGTTTGTGGAGCAGTTACCTCGCCCCGATATCGACAGCCTGACCGGCATATCCCCTACAGTTGCGATCGAACAACGGGTCACACGTGGTTCACGGAAGTCTACCGTGGCCTCAATCACTGAGGTGGCCCAATACTTACGCCTTCTGTATGCGCGCATCGGCATTCAGCACTCGCCGACCACCGGTAAACCGATTCTTCCAGCTTCGCCAACAGAGCTAAAACAGCATCTAGATCGCTTGCTCGACGAACCGGCCCAGCAACAGCAAGCCCACCTTTACCTGTGTGCGCCCGTCGTCCGTGGACGCAAGGGACACCATCAGCCTATGGCCAATTGGGCTAAAGAACACGGCTTCCTTTATATGCGCTGCGACGGATCGACCATCCGGACCGACGCATTTGTAAAACTTGATCGTTATAATGAACACGATATCGAACTCGTAGTCGCTGACTTTGGATGCAAAGCGATGGAAACCCGCGATGGCCAAGGTATCCCTAACCCTGTAGAGAAAAGCCAACGTCATCGTGTCTTTGAAGAAGCGCTTAGGCTCGGCAAGGGCTCTTGCTTCCTGATGACTGCCCGCGATCGCATTATTTCATGGTTCTCCACCACACGCACTGATGTCGAAACAGGTGAATCCTTTCCCGAGTTAGACCCCAAGCATTTCTCATGGAATTCCTCACGTGGCTGGTGTCCTACCTGCCGGGGTCACGGCCGTATTTACGATTGGATGAAAGACGGTGACGAAGCAGCCGAAGCCGAAGCTGCAAACATTGATAACATTTCCCATGGTTCCATTTGCCCCGACTGCCACGGCACGCGACTCAATCGGGTGAGCCGTGCCGTGCGCCTCCATCTTAAAGACGGACAAACTTTATCACTCCCCGAACTGCTCGCTCTTCCGGCCGCTGCGATTTTAGAAAAACTCAAGGAGATTCAGCTTGATACCCGCGGGGAAGCTATCATGCGCGACATCTATCCTCAGGTCGTCGAGCGCCTGAAATTCCTGGGGGCAGTCGGGCTGGACTATCTCTCCTTAGACCGTGCCACGAATACACTTTCTGGCGGCGAGGCTCAGCGCATCCGACTAGCAGCTCAACTGGGTTCAAATCTTTCAGGCGTGCTCTATGTCCTGGACGAGCCATCCATAGGCCTCCACGCACGGGACAATGATCGTCTCCTCCAGACACTGGATCGCCTGAAGAATAAGGGAAATACCATCCTCATGGTCGAACATGACGACGATACGATGCGCGCGGCAGACC
This Opitutales bacterium DNA region includes the following protein-coding sequences:
- the uvrA gene encoding excinuclease ABC subunit UvrA; amino-acid sequence: MKSADTVSHHSLGTPVNDASPQAIRLRGVHQNNLKGFDIDIPIGRLTVVTGLSGSGKSSLVFDTLHAEGQRRYVETFSPYTRQFMDLLDRPQVDSIENIRPSIAIEQRNSVKTSRSTVGTMTELTDYFKVWFAQVAQLRDPITDEVIIADTPLSVWETVSADSESKTVVIAFRVDRPEKLAWSEILNALKGQGFSRIALAEDSRGFLRIEDGLAEKLKGVPAIHVVQDRIKIDQSDASRSRFIDSATTAFHFGHGALVLLESDGAYAKTFNEKLVATDGTVFTPPTPNHFSFNSPLGACERCRGFGRIIEIDDALIIPDTTLSIAEGAIRPFQGDVYSQSLNDLLRVAKRRGDKLRADVPWSELTQDERDWVFDGDADYPSGGDGVRQGYWYGIRRFFRWLEGNTYKMHVRVFLSKFRAYTTCPDCNGDRLKSSHRNWRWMDHTLPDLYRMPIDELLDLMRKYRQSTHASSEASQALDAILSRLNYLSQVGLGYLNLDRSSRTLSGGETQRVNLTACLGTALVDTLFVLDEPSIGLHARDIDRLISILHQLSKLGNTVVVVEHDEAVMRAADHLIELGPVPGLRGGHVVYEGNYANFLNQDTHTGRMLSGEDTIKPPAQRRAIDHATPKLQFHGVRYNNLLDIDFELPLGRLVALSGVSGSGKSTLLHSAIHGGLKQAEGKMFEHAAHVREITGERAFSSIVSLDQSPLSRTPRSNTALYIDIWDPIRELFARLPESKQAGYTASTFSFNSGNGRCDHCSGLGYEKIEMQFLSDVYVTCPACQGKRFKPDVLEVKWEGYSVADVLDLEVAQAVDVFDQFPKIRFGLQTLLEAGLGYLKLGQPLNTLSGGEAQRVKLIKYLSGFQSGSQPALILLDEPTTGLHRTDIQKLIGILQRLVDAGHSLCVIEHQMDVLAAADWIIELGPGAGSAGGQIVVAATPEIVADAATETGKFLREHLDNIGVGIQESQAAEPRGQYLASQVTTLSLRGAREHNLKNVDLEIPHGQMNVITGVSGSGKSTLAFDIVFAEGQRRFMESMNSYTRQFVEQLPRPDIDSLTGISPTVAIEQRVTRGSRKSTVASITEVAQYLRLLYARIGIQHSPTTGKPILPASPTELKQHLDRLLDEPAQQQQAHLYLCAPVVRGRKGHHQPMANWAKEHGFLYMRCDGSTIRTDAFVKLDRYNEHDIELVVADFGCKAMETRDGQGIPNPVEKSQRHRVFEEALRLGKGSCFLMTARDRIISWFSTTRTDVETGESFPELDPKHFSWNSSRGWCPTCRGHGRIYDWMKDGDEAAEAEAANIDNISHGSICPDCHGTRLNRVSRAVRLHLKDGQTLSLPELLALPAAAILEKLKEIQLDTRGEAIMRDIYPQVVERLKFLGAVGLDYLSLDRATNTLSGGEAQRIRLAAQLGSNLSGVLYVLDEPSIGLHARDNDRLLQTLDRLKNKGNTILMVEHDDDTMRAADHLIDVGPRAGVFGGTIVAQGTPTDVLDDSDSTTARFLREGIPHPSRGTYRNLPELPKAFRGKKAEAWVSLSEPRLRNLKGDSLLLPINRLNVICGPSGAGKSTLIRDVLSPCLREAIRSRTNKLTQRQATDAVRASLEDGGNGIMAPVQRFWAGDNPFRNVIEVDQTPIGKTPRSTPATYLGAFDIIREYYASLPEAKARGLTAGTFSFNTKGGRCETCKGAGRIKLEMAFLADQFVECDDCGGRRYQDDLLEIRWNDKSIADVLEMTFDEAAEFFDFHNTLSAMFNLMVDTGLGYLQLGQSSPTLSGGEAQRLKLVTELAKGRQNIKDRARGIVPRNFYLLEEPTIGLHLSDCARLIDLLHKLVDQGHTVVVIEHHLDIIQEADYVVEMGPNGGDEGGQILYQGALEGLKKIKESPTRAYLR